A region of the Penicillium psychrofluorescens genome assembly, chromosome: 6 genome:
CATCGCGCAGATAACCTCTTCGTATCATTGAAGATATGAGTGAGCGGAAAAAATGCGTATTCTGCTAGCTTTTCGTCGAGGGCATTCTTTGCAGCGAATTGCTTCAAAACCTTGTGTACCGGTTCGACGGCCTGGAACACCTCCGCTGCTGTGGCTTGATTTCCACGGAATTTGAGGCCTATCGAGCTGAGTTCGACGCATGGTTCACGCAGCTATAGACACATTAGAATCCAAGGCTATGTTCAGTTGATCGCGTAGTAGAATCGCGCACCTTTCCGAATGTTTCTTGCCGCTGAGTGTTGTCCATTGCAACAGTACTCAACCGCCTGACGGCGATGCAGAAAAATCACTTTTGGCAAACTCCGCCAGCCCACGTTATAAGTCCAGGAATTTGAAAACTAAAAGTGACATGACCGTAGCTGTTGTGCAAGTTGTTggtgtgagagagagagagtcgGCGATAGACTCGACCGCCCACTCGTTTGTCACGGCAGTTGAAAGCGGTGGGTAAGGCGGTTTCCCCCAATTTAGTAAGATGAAGTCGCGTCAGTCGCGTTGCGGCAAGAACCACGCCCGTTTCTGCCTGGACCAGCAGGTAGACCTTGGCCCTTCGGTTTATCTCGTCTGCGCGTTGTCCTGATTGATTGACCGACCTGCTCGCGACTTGCTTATGCGCGCCATCCACAGCTTAGAGCTCGCCGCGCTGACCTCTCCGTCGCGTTCCAGACTGACGGGACAAAGAACTCGACATATCCTCCGCGCAGTTTCACAGAGTCAACCCGTATCCTCATTCTCGTACTTGGTGTCCCCAAGATCTTCATCCATCCTACCATTTTATTTGGGCCCGCGACCACATTTACGGACCATGGCGGACGACAAAAGCGGGAAACAAGCTACTCTGGGGTATGTGCGCGACGGCCAGATGACTCTTGGGTGCGTCGATGTTGCTCCGCGGCGGGAGGCGCCCAATAGTTTGGATTTGTCTCTGTCAAATCTTATGCCTTTGCTAACGCGCTTTCTGCCATATCCAGACGGTTCTTTGGATCCAACGCCAACCCGAACCAAGccccgaagaagcagaccaCATTGTCATTTGGTGGGAAACGGCAAAGATCGAGTGGCGATGCAGACAACGAGACGGTCGACAACCAGGCAGAGAATGGGGTTGACGCCATCGCCCCTAACGGAGCGGCTAACGGAGCGGAGCAAGCAAAGAGTctgaagcgagagaagagcgCGGAAGCGGAAGACAGCGATGGATCTGACGTCCAGCCCGTCAAACGACGACGTAAAGCTGCAGAAGATCGTTCTTCTGCATCAGAACCGAAACCGTCTCCCGCAAAACGACCGAAATCTCCAAGGGCCAAAGCGGAGGCgtcatcaccaccaccagtaCTGAAAAAAGCGTCCGGGGAGGAGACTCctgaacgagaagaaaatttatccaagatggacgaagaggacCAACAATCGACcagtgaagaggaagaagaggcgaAAcccgagctgaagaagaaagcgaTTGAAAAGGTGCAAGCCACACTGGAGGGAAGTGGGAAAGACCCATACCCGGACTGGAAGGCAGGCGAGCCTGTCCCATATGCGGCATTGTGCACAACTTTCTCTCTCGTCGAGATGACCACGAAGCGGTTGATCATTTCGGCGCACTGTTCGTTGTTTCTCCAGCAGGTTCTGCGCCTGACACCTCaagatcttcttccaaccgTTCAACTCATGATCAACAAGCTCGCAGCAGATTATGCTGGAATCGAATTGGGGATTGGTGAATCGCTGATCATGAAGGCGATTGGCGAGAGTACTGGTCGCAGCCTCTCTGTGATCAAGAGTGACCAGCATGAGATCGGTGACCTTGGATTGGTAGCAGCTAAGAGCCGGTCTAACCAGCCAACAATGTTCAAACCAAAGCCATTGACGGTGAGAGGGGTTCATGAGGGACTACTCGGAATTGCCAAAGTTCAAGGCCATGGCTCTCAAGATAAGAAAATCTCGGGAATCAAGAAACTGATGTCTGCTGCTGATGTCGCCACCGCGGGCAAAGGGAGCAAAGGAGTGGACATCACCAAGGACAAAGGTGGTCCCAGTGAAGCCAAATTCATTGTTCGCTTCTTGGAGGGCAAGTTGAGATTGGGGCTCGCAGAAAAGACCGTTCTTGTTGCTCTTGCCCAAGCTGTGGTGACCCACGAAGCAGCAGTCAAAGGCGAGAAGACTCCGCCCGCAGAGAAGATGGCTCAAGGCGAGGCCGTTCTCAAGACGGTATACAGCGAACTGCCTTCCTACGAAGTCATCGTTCCTGCTATCCTGGAGCATGGTCTGTTTGAACTGCCCGAAGTATGCAAACTGCAACCTGGAATTCCTCTCAAGCCAATGCTTGCCAAACCCACCAAGTCCATCACTGAGGTGCTTGATCGATTCGAAGGGAAGGAGTTTACCTGTGAATACAAGTATGATGGTGAACGGGCCCAGATTCACTACGTCGCACCCGACTCGATCCACCAATACCCCGGAGCCACGGCCACTCTCCAGAAGGACGCCAAAGGTCTCTGTGCGATTTTCTCTCGCAACTCGGAGGATCTATCTAAGAAGTATCCTGACGTACTGGGCAAGCTTGATGGTTGGATCAAAAAGGACGTCAAGAGCTTCGTTCTTGATTGCGAGACAGTCGCATGGGATACTGTCAACAAGAAAGTCCTCCCCTTCCAGCAGCTGATGACTCGTAAACGGAAGGATGTGAAGGCGGAAGATGTAAAAGTCAAAGTGTGCATCTTCGCATTTGATCTGCTTTTTTGCAATGGAGAGGTGAGTatccttcttttgttttttattttccttgCTGACCACGACATAGCCCTGTGTTAAGAAATCGCTTCGCGAGCGACGAGAGCTCATGCACGAATGCTTCCAACCCGTCGAGGGCGAGTTCCAATTCGCTCAGTTTGGCAACAGCAATGTTCTGGACGAGATCCAAAATCTACTTGAAGAAAGTGTCAAAGCCTCATGTGAAGGACTAATGGTGAAGATGTTGGATACGGCAGAAAGTGGTTATGAACCCAGCAAACGAAGTCGCAACTGGCTGAAGGTATGTATTTTTTTGTCTTCCAATCTTCCTATCACTGACTTGGTTATAGGTCAAGAAAGACTATCTCGCTGGAGTTGGTGACTCCCTCGACcttgttgttcttggtgCATACTACGGTCGTGGTAAACGAACCTCGGTCTACGGCGCCTTCCTTCTCGCCGCCTATAACCCCAATACTGAAAAGTACGAGACCATCTGCAACATCGGCACTGGCTTTTCCGAAGCGCGTCTCGAAGAGCTCCACACTGAGCTTCTGCCTATGGTCATCGATCGGCCGAAACCCTTTTACTCGCATTCCACTGTCCCCAAGGATCAGCCAGATGTTTGGTTTGAGCCAAAACTGGTGTGGGAAGTCAAGACTGCCGACTTGACTCTCAGTCCTCGCTACAAGGCTGCCGCGGATGAGTTCGAAGGGACTACCGGCGGTGGAAAAGGTGTTTCTCTCCGGTTTCCTCGTTTTATCAAGCCACGCGAAGACAAGAAGCCGGATCAGGCGACCACAACCCGCGCTGTAGCGGAAATGTATCGAAAGCAGGAGGCAGTAGCGAAGGAGACCGCAGGCAAAGGAGGTGTAGATGATGATTTCGAGTACTAACTTGGAAGTGTGTACGAAG
Encoded here:
- a CDS encoding uncharacterized protein (ID:PFLUO_009509-T1.cds;~source:funannotate) yields the protein MADDKSGKQATLGYVRDGQMTLGRFFGSNANPNQAPKKQTTLSFGGKRQRSSGDADNETVDNQAENGVDAIAPNGAANGAEQAKSLKREKSAEAEDSDGSDVQPVKRRRKAAEDRSSASEPKPSPAKRPKSPRAKAEASSPPPVLKKASGEETPEREENLSKMDEEDQQSTSEEEEEAKPELKKKAIEKVQATLEGSGKDPYPDWKAGEPVPYAALCTTFSLVEMTTKRLIISAHCSLFLQQVLRLTPQDLLPTVQLMINKLAADYAGIELGIGESLIMKAIGESTGRSLSVIKSDQHEIGDLGLVAAKSRSNQPTMFKPKPLTVRGVHEGLLGIAKVQGHGSQDKKISGIKKLMSAADVATAGKGSKGVDITKDKGGPSEAKFIVRFLEGKLRLGLAEKTVLVALAQAVVTHEAAVKGEKTPPAEKMAQGEAVLKTVYSELPSYEVIVPAILEHGLFELPEVCKLQPGIPLKPMLAKPTKSITEVLDRFEGKEFTCEYKYDGERAQIHYVAPDSIHQYPGATATLQKDAKGLCAIFSRNSEDLSKKYPDVLGKLDGWIKKDVKSFVLDCETVAWDTVNKKVLPFQQLMTRKRKDVKAEDVKVKVCIFAFDLLFCNGEPCVKKSLRERRELMHECFQPVEGEFQFAQFGNSNVLDEIQNLLEESVKASCEGLMVKMLDTAESGYEPSKRSRNWLKVKKDYLAGVGDSLDLVVLGAYYGRGKRTSVYGAFLLAAYNPNTEKYETICNIGTGFSEARLEELHTELLPMVIDRPKPFYSHSTVPKDQPDVWFEPKLVWEVKTADLTLSPRYKAAADEFEGTTGGGKGVSLRFPRFIKPREDKKPDQATTTRAVAEMYRKQEAVAKETAGKGGVDDDFEY